The DNA sequence CCGGGGATCGACCGGGCGCCGGCGGCGCGGTAGTGGTCGAACAGCTGGCCGCAGACGGCGTCCCAGGTGCGCCCGGCGACGGTCGCTCGCGCGCCCGCGGCCAGCCGGGCGTGGTCGGCCAGGACCCGGTCCACCGTCCGGGAGACCTCCTCGGCGTATCGGCGGGGATCGAGGAGATAGCCGTTGACGCCCGCTCGGACCAGGTCACGGGGGCCGCCCTGGTCGGGGCCCACGACCGGCACCCCGGAGGACTGGGCCTCCTGGATGGACTGGCAGAACGTCTCGAACTCGCCGGCGTGGCAGAACACGTCGAGGGTGGCGTAGGCCTGATCGAGCTGGTCACCGTGGAGTTCGCCGGTGAAGATGGCGTGTGGCATGGCGGCGCGGAGGGCGGGGCGGTCCGGCCCGTCGCCGACGATGACGAGGCGCAGGTCCCCGTCGGGACCCGAGCGGTCGGCGAGTGCCCGGAGCCGCTCGACGTGCTTCTCCGGAGCCAGTCGACCGACGAACCCCACGACGGGCCGGCCGTCCGGGGACCACAGATCGTGGAGGGCCTGGCTGCGCCGGGACGGGGCGAACCTCTCTGAGTCGACCCCCCGCCCCCACCGGTACAGGCGCGGGATGCCGTGCGCCGCCAGGTCCTCCATCGCGGCGGTGGACGGAGCCAGGGTGCGGTCGCAGGTCGAGTGGATGGCACGGGTCCACGCCCAGGCCGCCTCCGCCATCGCACCGATCCCGTATGAGGTGGAGAACCCCGCGACGTCCGTCTGGTAGATCGCCACCGACGGCACGTCCAGCGCGCGCGCCGCAGCGGCGCCGGCCGCGCCGAGGACGAAGGGGGAGGCCAGATGGACCACGTCGGGAGAGAAGTGCCGCAGCGCGTTGTAGACGCTCGGGCTGGGCGCGCCCACGGGCAGAGAGGACACCACCGGAACGCGGACGGCGGTGACCCGGTGGACCGGATAACCCAGGTGGTGCTCTGGTCCGGGGTCGGGCGCCCCGGGGGTCCCGAACAGGGGTGCCACGGCGCTGACCAGGGGGTGGGACCGGACCGCATCGGTGGCACCCCGTCGCAGACCGACGTTGCCGGACGGCGCGACCACCAGACAGTCGTGGCCGTGCCGACGTGCGTACTCGAGGACCCTCAGGACGGAGTTGGTCACGCCGTTGACGCTGGGCAGGAACGATTCGGTGACGATGGCTACGCGCACACCGTCACTGTCTCCCACCCGGGCCACCGGACGGTGATCAGCGCGGGACGGTGCGGGGAACTCGTGGTGACGGTCTGTGAACCCCCGGTGACGCCGCGGCGTACGCGAGCGCCGCGAGCGGGACCGTCACCGCGGGGACGGACAGGGCGGGGACCACGGCGACCGTCCAGCTCCGGCCCGAGACGCGCACGAGGTCGGGGTTGGCGCGGCGGAACTCGACCTGCACCCGCTGACCCTCGACCAGCCCGATCGGGTAGAAGACGCCGGTCACCGGGCGGACGTGGCGGCCGCCGCCGGCGTCGAACTCCACCGCGGCACGACGATCGGTGACCTCGGTGACGGTGGCGGTCGTACTCCCCATGTCGCGGTCGATGCGCTGGTCGTTGACGAAGCACGCCACCAGGATGAGCGCGGCCGTCAGGAGCGAGAACGCGGCGACGACGACCGAGGTGACCCGGACGATTGACCGGGTCCGGACCGCCCGGCGGGCCCGCCTCGCCTCGAGCGTCCTGCTCACCCCCCGGCCGCCTCGGACCGCATGGCGGCGTGGAGGTCGCGTAGCCCGGAGCGGTCGGTGGCCACCCGCACCACCCTCGTTCCGGCGGGCACGATGTCGCGGTGCGCGACGGCCGCCTCGGAGAGCAGCTGCTCGAGCCCGTCCGGGTCCGTGTCGACGAAGGGGATGCCGAACCCCGCGCACAGGGCGGCGAGATCCGCCCCGTGCGGGGTGCCGAACACGCGCTCGAAGTCGGTCGCCAACCGGGGGTCGCCCTGTTCGAGGAGGGCGAAGATCCCGCCCCCGTCGTCGTCGGCCACCACGATGGTCAGATCGTCGGGCTGCTCCTCCGCCGGCCCCAGCAGCAGCCCCGACACGTCGTGGAGGAAGGTCAGGTCGCCGAGCAGGGCGATGGTCCGGCCCGGTGCCGCCAGCGCGACCCCGATCGCGGTGGACACGGTGCCGTCGATCCCGGACGCACCCCGGTTGGCGTAGACGGCGACATCCGGGTCGAGCGGACCCACCAGGGACAGGTCGCGGATCGCATTGGAGGCACCCACGACGAGATGGTCGCCACCCCGGATGCCACGGGCCACCGCCCGGGCCACGTGCACCCCCGTGGGAGCCGCGCTCCCGAGGTGGGCGTCCAGGACCCGGTCGACGGCGGCCCGGGCGCGGGCGTCGGCGCGACCGGTGACGTCGGTCCACTCGGGATCGACGCCCCACCCGGTGAGGACGGAATCGGCGAACTCGGCCGCGCTGCCGGTCGGGTTCGGGGCGTGCGGGCCCGCGTCGAGGATCACGAGGTCGACGTCCGGGTCGGCGAGCAACCTGGTGACCGAACGGTGCAGGGTCGGCCGCCCGGTCACCACCACCTGCTCGGGCCGCACGGCGGGAACCGCGAGGGGATGCACCGGGTGCAGCGGAACCGGGGCGCCCGGCTCCGCCACGGTCGGCACCCCCACGAGTCCGGCCACCGGCCCGGCGCCGGCACCGGCGACCACCAGCGTGGGGCGGGTCAGGTCCACGACCACGGCCGAGTCGGCGGGTGCGGAATCGACCCCCGCGCCCGCCCGCTGGACCCAGGGGCGGCCGTCGGGCCGGCCGGCCGGGAGTCCGCCCGGCCTCGAGTGCTGGTCCGGCCCGTCGTCGTCGCCCCGGCCGGCCCCGGCAGCCTCCCCGACCACGTGGTCCTCGTCCCCCTCGGCCGGGACCAGCGGTTCGCGAAACGAGATGTCCACCTGAACCGGTCCGGGGTGGCCCGGGGCGGTCGCGGTGAGGATCGCGCGGCCGATCGCGCTGCGCCAGTGACGGTGTTCGGTGTCGGGGTCGCCGGCCGCGCCGAGTTCGATGACGGCGCGAGCGTGCGGACCGAACAACCCCACCTGGTCGATGGTCTGGTTGGCGCCGGTCCCCCGCAGTTCGGGAGGACGGTTGGCGGTCAGCGCGAGGATCGGCACGCCCGAGTGCGCGGCCTCGACCATCGCCGGATGGAGATTGGCCACCGCGGTTCCGGAGGTGACGACGACGGGGACCGGGCGCCTGGCCGCCGCGGCCAACCCCAGTGCCGTGAACGCCGCCGCACGCTCGTCGATCCGCACGTGCAACCGCAGGTGGCCGGTCCGCTCGGCGGCCGCGAGCGCGAGCGCCAGTGGTGCGCTGCGCGAACCCGGGCACAGCACCGCGTCGGTGATCCCGTGACGGATCAACTCGTCGACGACGACGCGGGCCTGGGCGGTGCTCGGGTTGCT is a window from the Dietzia sp. JS16-p6b genome containing:
- a CDS encoding glycosyltransferase family 1 protein; the encoded protein is MRVAIVTESFLPSVNGVTNSVLRVLEYARRHGHDCLVVAPSGNVGLRRGATDAVRSHPLVSAVAPLFGTPGAPDPGPEHHLGYPVHRVTAVRVPVVSSLPVGAPSPSVYNALRHFSPDVVHLASPFVLGAAGAAAARALDVPSVAIYQTDVAGFSTSYGIGAMAEAAWAWTRAIHSTCDRTLAPSTAAMEDLAAHGIPRLYRWGRGVDSERFAPSRRSQALHDLWSPDGRPVVGFVGRLAPEKHVERLRALADRSGPDGDLRLVIVGDGPDRPALRAAMPHAIFTGELHGDQLDQAYATLDVFCHAGEFETFCQSIQEAQSSGVPVVGPDQGGPRDLVRAGVNGYLLDPRRYAEEVSRTVDRVLADHARLAAGARATVAGRTWDAVCGQLFDHYRAAGARSIPGRVGPGRATRAVA
- a CDS encoding DUF3592 domain-containing protein — protein: MSRTLEARRARRAVRTRSIVRVTSVVVAAFSLLTAALILVACFVNDQRIDRDMGSTTATVTEVTDRRAAVEFDAGGGRHVRPVTGVFYPIGLVEGQRVQVEFRRANPDLVRVSGRSWTVAVVPALSVPAVTVPLAALAYAAASPGVHRPSPRVPRTVPR
- the menD gene encoding 2-succinyl-5-enolpyruvyl-6-hydroxy-3-cyclohexene-1-carboxylic-acid synthase, translating into MNPSRSAPNTPRASNPSTAQARVVVDELIRHGITDAVLCPGSRSAPLALALAAAERTGHLRLHVRIDERAAAFTALGLAAAARRPVPVVVTSGTAVANLHPAMVEAAHSGVPILALTANRPPELRGTGANQTIDQVGLFGPHARAVIELGAAGDPDTEHRHWRSAIGRAILTATAPGHPGPVQVDISFREPLVPAEGDEDHVVGEAAGAGRGDDDGPDQHSRPGGLPAGRPDGRPWVQRAGAGVDSAPADSAVVVDLTRPTLVVAGAGAGPVAGLVGVPTVAEPGAPVPLHPVHPLAVPAVRPEQVVVTGRPTLHRSVTRLLADPDVDLVILDAGPHAPNPTGSAAEFADSVLTGWGVDPEWTDVTGRADARARAAVDRVLDAHLGSAAPTGVHVARAVARGIRGGDHLVVGASNAIRDLSLVGPLDPDVAVYANRGASGIDGTVSTAIGVALAAPGRTIALLGDLTFLHDVSGLLLGPAEEQPDDLTIVVADDDGGGIFALLEQGDPRLATDFERVFGTPHGADLAALCAGFGIPFVDTDPDGLEQLLSEAAVAHRDIVPAGTRVVRVATDRSGLRDLHAAMRSEAAGG